The sequence TGGCCTCCTCGCGCCGCTCGGTGCGGCTCTCGGTGAACTTCAGCCAGTCGATGACGTCCTCGGAGTCCTCGTCCGGCTCCTCGATGAAGGAGAACTGCTCGGTGCGGTACTCCGGGTCCTCGCCCGAGGGACCGGGCGCACCGGCCGCGCCCGGCTCCGCGCCGTCGTCCGCCGGGGCGCGGCGCCGCTCCGGCGGCCGCGGCGGCTGGTCCTGGCGCTGCGGAGCGGGCTCGTCGTAACGGGGCCCGTCGGCGTAGGAGGCCTGCTCGTACGGGGACTGCTGGGCCTGCTGGGGGATCCACTCCTGCTGGTGCGGCTGCTGCTGAGGAGGCTGTTGCCGAGGCGGCTGCTGGGGCTGGGCGTACGGGTCGTACTGCTGCGGATAGCCGGGCCGGTCCTGCACCTGCGGACGGCCGTACGCGTCGTAGCCGTACTCCGCCTGTCCCTGGTGCCCCTGATGCTCCTGGTATCCCTGGTGGCCCTGCGGGGTCTGGCTGCCGCCGCCCTGGTAGCCGCCGTAGGGGTCATAGCCCTCGTAGGCGGAGGGGGCGGTCTGCTGCCCGTAGGCGTCGTAGTGCTGCTCGTACGACGACTGAGCGGCTTCGCGGTACACCGGCTGCCCGTAGGCGTCGTAGGTGTAGCCCGTATGCCCCTGCTGCTCCTGGCCATAGGGGTCGTGGGCATACGGGTCCTGCGGCCCGTACGGATCCTGTCGGTCGCTCACCGGTGCCCCTTTCCGTCAGCCCCGTCAGCGGTCGTTGCGGTACAGCTGTTTTTTGTCGATGTAGCGCACCACACCGTCCGGCACCAGGTACCAGACCGGATCCCCCTGGGCGACGCGCGTCCGGCAGTCGGTCGAGGAGATGGACAGCGCCGGCACCTCGACCAGGGACACCGCCCCCGCGGGCAGCCCGGGGTCCGCGAGGACATGGCCGGGCCTGGTCACCCCGATGAAGTGGGCGAGCGACACCAGTTCCGCGGCATCGTGCCAGGTCAGGATCTGGCTGAGCGCATCGGCGCCGGTGATGAAGAACAGATCCGCGTCACGGTGCTCGGTCCGCAGGTCACGCAGCGTGTCTATGGTGTACGTCTTGCCGCCGCGGTCGATGTCGATGCGGCTGACGGAGAACTGCGGATTCGACGCGGTCGCGATGACCGTCATCAGATACCGGTCCTCGGCCGGGGACACCTTCTTGTGGCTCTTCTGCCACGGCTGTCCCGTCGGCACGAAGATGACCTCGTCGAGGTGGAACTGGCTGGCCACCTCGCTGGCGGCGACCAGGTGTCCGTGATGGATCGGGTCGAACGTGCCGCCCATCACTCCGAGTCGCCGCTTCACGGGCCCTGTGTGCTCTCCCATGCGTGCAGACCCTACTGGGCTGTGCGCGATGCCGGAGGCCGGGTGCCGGGCTCAGCGGTCCCGGTTGAAACGGGTGGTGATCCAGAGCAGGAGGAGCAGGACAAACAGGGCGCCGCCGCCGGTCACGAAGGGGCTGAGGCTGGCGTGACCGCCCTCGTGTCCGGCGTCGGCGGCGAGGGAAACCAGGGACTGTGCGGTGGTGTGCAGGCTCATCGTCAGCAGGACCAATCCGGGCTGGGGTCGGGCAGAGACTTCCACCACATCGTAAGCGCCGCCTCACCGCGGGCTCACGGCGACTCCGCCCGGAGGCGTCCTGGCCGTGCGCGGGAGGTCAGTCCTGGCCGTAGCCGCGCAGCAGGAACCAGGCGAGCAGGCCGGCGCCCACGAAGCCGACGACGATCACGGTGCGCAGGATCCATCCGGGTCCGCCGTCCCTGGCGGTCTCCTGGGCTGCGGCGAGCAGCACGCTCGGATACGGCATGACGGTGCGCTCCCTCGGGTACGGCCCGTGCGGTCATCTGTACGGGCCCGTGCGGTCATTGGTGCGATCGCCAGCGTACGCCCGAGCATCCATTCTCCTGTCGGTGGCGTCCTCTACTGTGAAACACACGCAGTCGAACAGGGGGAGGCCCCAATGACGGAGAGCCCAGGCGGCAGCGCGAACGTTCCGAGCCGGGACCGGCGGCGATTCCCCGGAATCTCGTCGCGGTCGTACGAGCACCCGGCGGACCGCTCGGCGCTGGTGGCGCTGCGCAAGCTGAGCGGGTTCGACACCGTCTTCAAGACGCTCAGCGGCCTGTTGCCGGAGCGCAGCCTGCGGCTGCTGTTCCTGTCGGACTCGGTGCGGGTGGGCGAGCAGCAGTTCGCGCACCTCAACGACATGCTGCGCGACGCCTGCTACATCCTGGACCTGGAGAAGGTCCCGCCGATGTACGTCAATCAGGACCCGCAGCCCAATGCCATGTGCATCGGTCTGGACGAGCCGATCATCGTGGTGACGACCGGTCTGGTCGAGCTGCTGGACGAGGAGGAGATGCGGGCGGTCATCGGCCACGAGGTCGGGCATGCGCTGTCCGGGCACGCCGTCTACCGCACGATTCTGCTGTTCCTGACGAACCTGGCCATGAAGGTCGCCTGGATCCCGCTGGGCAACGTCGCGATCATGGCGATCGTGACCGCACTGCGCGAGTGGTTCCGCAAGTCGGAACTGTCCGCCGACCGCGCCGGGCTGCTGGTCGGCCAGGATCTGCAGGCCTCGATGCGCGGACTGATGAAGCTGGCCGGCGGCAATCATCTGCACGAGATGAACGTCGACGCCTTCCTCAAGCAGGCGG is a genomic window of Streptomyces sp. Edi2 containing:
- the nadD gene encoding nicotinate-nucleotide adenylyltransferase, which produces MGEHTGPVKRRLGVMGGTFDPIHHGHLVAASEVASQFHLDEVIFVPTGQPWQKSHKKVSPAEDRYLMTVIATASNPQFSVSRIDIDRGGKTYTIDTLRDLRTEHRDADLFFITGADALSQILTWHDAAELVSLAHFIGVTRPGHVLADPGLPAGAVSLVEVPALSISSTDCRTRVAQGDPVWYLVPDGVVRYIDKKQLYRNDR
- a CDS encoding M48 family metallopeptidase; translation: MTESPGGSANVPSRDRRRFPGISSRSYEHPADRSALVALRKLSGFDTVFKTLSGLLPERSLRLLFLSDSVRVGEQQFAHLNDMLRDACYILDLEKVPPMYVNQDPQPNAMCIGLDEPIIVVTTGLVELLDEEEMRAVIGHEVGHALSGHAVYRTILLFLTNLAMKVAWIPLGNVAIMAIVTALREWFRKSELSADRAGLLVGQDLQASMRGLMKLAGGNHLHEMNVDAFLKQADEYEAGGDLRDSVLKILNLLPRSHPFTTVRAAELKKWAESRDYQRIMDGHYPRRDEDKDTSVSDSFRDSAAHYADSVRNSKDPLMGLVRDIAGGAGDLGGKLRDTVFRGGGRHDGQGGSNGSGGDDRPAS